Proteins encoded in a region of the Stieleria neptunia genome:
- the ribA gene encoding GTP cyclohydrolase II, producing MPFNDSLSGEDLSLDSIPAAVEAVRRGEVVIVVDAEDRENEGDFICAAEKATPETINFMLGGRGQLCVSILPEVGKRLELSPVVSDNNAPLRTAFVTPIDIATARTGITAAERSETILRIASPDCKVEDFVRPGHVYPLIAKKGGVLRRAGHTEAAVDLARMAGLQPAGVLCEILNQSGDRATRDELIAIAKANSLKIISIEQLIAHRRVSEKLVNRAAEAVLPTKYGEFQIIVYSVDFEDQEPIALTLGDLSQQAEGQTPPLVRMHSSCFTGDLIASLRCDCGDQLHMALEMIAAEGRGALVYLPQEGRGIGLAQKIRAYALQDQGMDTVEANHALGFKADMRDYGVGLQILKDLGISEVRLLTNNPKKQQAFNLRGYDLKLVDQVPIVTPVNKHNKNYLETKRSKMGHQLPDLG from the coding sequence ATGCCCTTCAACGATTCGCTTTCCGGCGAAGACCTTTCCCTGGATTCCATCCCTGCGGCAGTCGAGGCAGTGCGTCGAGGCGAAGTCGTGATCGTCGTCGATGCGGAAGATCGCGAAAATGAAGGCGACTTCATTTGTGCGGCCGAAAAGGCGACACCCGAGACGATCAATTTCATGCTCGGCGGTCGCGGCCAATTGTGCGTTTCGATCTTGCCCGAAGTCGGCAAGCGATTGGAATTGTCTCCGGTCGTTTCGGACAACAACGCCCCGCTCCGCACGGCCTTTGTCACCCCGATCGACATCGCCACCGCGCGGACCGGGATCACGGCCGCCGAACGCAGCGAGACGATTCTGCGGATCGCGTCCCCGGATTGCAAGGTCGAGGACTTCGTTCGCCCCGGGCATGTGTATCCGTTGATCGCAAAAAAGGGAGGCGTGTTGCGTCGCGCCGGGCACACCGAAGCGGCGGTTGATCTGGCGCGGATGGCCGGATTGCAGCCCGCCGGGGTGCTGTGCGAAATCCTGAACCAATCCGGTGATCGCGCCACACGTGATGAATTGATTGCGATCGCCAAAGCCAACTCGCTCAAGATCATCAGCATCGAGCAACTGATCGCCCATCGCCGCGTCAGCGAAAAACTGGTCAACCGCGCCGCCGAGGCGGTGCTGCCGACCAAGTACGGCGAGTTTCAGATCATCGTCTATTCGGTCGACTTCGAAGACCAAGAACCGATCGCGCTGACGCTGGGGGATCTGTCCCAGCAGGCCGAAGGTCAAACGCCGCCGCTGGTTCGAATGCATAGCAGTTGCTTCACCGGTGATCTGATCGCATCGCTGCGCTGTGATTGTGGCGACCAATTACACATGGCCCTTGAAATGATTGCCGCCGAAGGTCGCGGCGCACTCGTTTATCTGCCGCAAGAAGGCCGTGGGATCGGGCTGGCCCAAAAAATCCGCGCCTACGCGCTCCAAGACCAAGGGATGGACACCGTCGAAGCGAATCACGCGTTGGGGTTCAAAGCCGATATGCGTGACTACGGGGTCGGATTGCAGATCTTGAAGGACCTGGGCATCAGCGAAGTTCGGTTGTTGACCAACAACCCCAAGAAACAGCAAGCGTTCAATCTGCGCGGCTACGATTTGAAACTGGTCGATCAAGTGCCGATCGTGACGCCGGTGAACAAGCACAACAAGAATTACCTGGAAACGAAACGATCCAAGATGGGCCATCAATTGCCGGATTTGGGCTGA
- a CDS encoding prephenate dehydrogenase, with protein MQTLPEKPAWLRRVSILGVGLLGGSVGMALRRRGIHVVGYSRRESSCRAAIEAGAVDEGFTEIATACRGSDVVVVASPVDKIVELAVAADHVLDDDALITDVGSTKAQIVAEIAAQSPSLARKFVAAHPIAGSEKTGVENATATLLEGKLVIMTPADQTPAAAVDRAAAFWLQTGGEILSMSPEQHDQRLAAVSHVPHLVSSLLASLVDDACLPLVGSGWRDMTRVAAGDPTMWTAICVHNREAILNQLDHFSEALGSLRALLAGGDTAALKSWLDEAKARKEATE; from the coding sequence ATGCAAACGCTTCCTGAAAAACCGGCGTGGCTCCGTCGCGTTTCGATCCTCGGCGTCGGGCTGCTCGGCGGCAGCGTCGGCATGGCGTTGCGGCGGCGTGGGATTCACGTGGTCGGCTACAGTCGACGCGAATCCAGTTGTCGCGCGGCGATCGAGGCCGGTGCGGTCGACGAGGGGTTCACGGAGATCGCGACGGCATGTCGCGGCAGTGATGTCGTTGTCGTTGCGTCGCCGGTCGACAAGATCGTCGAACTGGCCGTTGCCGCCGATCACGTGTTGGATGACGACGCGTTGATCACCGACGTCGGCAGCACGAAGGCCCAGATCGTTGCCGAGATCGCGGCGCAGTCACCGTCGCTGGCCCGAAAATTTGTGGCCGCCCATCCGATCGCGGGCTCGGAAAAGACCGGCGTCGAAAACGCCACTGCGACGTTACTCGAAGGCAAGCTGGTGATCATGACGCCCGCCGATCAGACGCCGGCCGCAGCGGTGGATCGGGCTGCCGCGTTTTGGTTGCAGACCGGTGGCGAAATCCTCTCGATGTCCCCCGAACAACACGACCAACGATTGGCGGCGGTCAGTCATGTTCCGCATCTGGTTTCATCACTATTGGCCAGCCTGGTCGACGACGCGTGCTTGCCGCTGGTCGGCAGCGGATGGAGAGACATGACGCGTGTGGCGGCCGGTGACCCGACGATGTGGACGGCCATCTGCGTGCACAATCGCGAAGCCATCCTGAACCAACTGGATCACTTTTCCGAGGCGCTGGGATCGCTGCGAGCATTGTTGGCCGGCGGCGACACGGCGGCGCTGAAGTCTTGGCTGGACGAGGCCAAGGCACGCAAGGAAGCGACGGAGTGA
- a CDS encoding HAD-IA family hydrolase — protein MTAYDWILFDSTGTLMTPEPEPARAYHTAATALGAATALGSEHALEEVRQNLKAAMKRHFFGDTVDQPTDETAERRRWQRIVTDTLGNLPERHAKRVFDSLWNHFASADTWRLYEDVLAVLERLKSKGYAIAVASNFDLRLQTILEGMGITHHFDAVLISSQLGWSKPSTRFYDAAVGRIGITDRSRLLMIGDTKQGDVDAARQAGLDARLLVRDRPDALAELTNDL, from the coding sequence ATGACTGCTTACGACTGGATCCTTTTCGATTCCACCGGCACCCTGATGACCCCGGAACCCGAGCCGGCACGGGCGTATCACACCGCCGCCACCGCTCTGGGCGCCGCCACTGCTCTGGGCAGTGAACATGCGCTCGAAGAGGTGCGCCAGAATCTGAAAGCCGCCATGAAACGCCATTTTTTTGGCGACACCGTCGACCAACCGACCGACGAGACGGCCGAGCGACGGCGGTGGCAGCGGATCGTCACCGACACGCTTGGCAATCTGCCCGAGAGACATGCCAAACGCGTGTTCGATTCCCTCTGGAACCACTTCGCCTCGGCCGACACGTGGCGCTTGTACGAGGATGTCCTGGCCGTCCTCGAGCGTCTGAAATCCAAAGGCTACGCGATTGCGGTCGCCTCTAATTTCGACCTTCGCTTGCAGACCATCTTGGAAGGGATGGGAATCACGCATCATTTCGACGCCGTCTTGATCAGCAGCCAGCTCGGTTGGTCGAAACCCAGCACGCGGTTCTACGACGCAGCCGTCGGTCGCATCGGGATCACCGATCGGTCCAGGTTGCTGATGATCGGCGACACCAAACAAGGCGACGTGGACGCCGCCCGACAAGCCGGTCTGGATGCCCGGTTGCTGGTACGGGACCGCCCCGACGCGTTAGCGGAATTGACGAACGATTTGTAG
- a CDS encoding MFS transporter has product MEDVRNETNEFSEPYPQVVNQATGVSAQTPVVEAVRPGDRHSGSTVGGARQSLGGGGDDNGSPWLPLRNPIYRSFWIASFVSNVGTWMHEIGAGWLMTDLDASPQMVSAVRTAMATPIVLLAIPAGALADRVDRRRLLLATQVLMLLTAASLAALTAAGVMTSWLLLGLTFLIGLGLTLHVPTWQASIPELVPRPQLSRAIALGSINFNLARSAGPAIAGALVAIAGSWIAFSFNAISFAGVIVVLLMWRRQGRESSRGLSYRKSLYQGLRYVYRNHQMRHVLVRLCLFVVPASALWGLLPLVARQRLDWGADGFGVLVTCVGGGALIAARFLPVLQRRFGGDATIALAMLVFAGGLAVIASSTQRWVVVIATLVMGCGWMVTLTTLNTAAQITLPSRMRARGMSCYLTALALSMSTGSFLWGSVAESLGVGGTHDGVAAGVGDGVGTAQKIAAATLLVTAAIGMLFRVVGPTRTYSPLHRDR; this is encoded by the coding sequence ATGGAAGACGTGCGAAACGAAACGAACGAGTTCTCCGAACCCTATCCTCAGGTCGTCAATCAGGCGACGGGGGTGTCGGCGCAGACGCCGGTGGTTGAAGCTGTCCGACCGGGCGATCGGCACTCCGGATCGACCGTGGGTGGGGCGCGACAGAGTCTTGGCGGGGGCGGTGATGACAACGGCTCGCCCTGGTTGCCGCTGCGCAATCCTATCTATCGCTCGTTTTGGATCGCGTCGTTCGTTTCCAACGTCGGCACGTGGATGCACGAAATCGGCGCGGGCTGGTTGATGACCGACTTGGACGCTTCGCCGCAAATGGTCTCAGCCGTGCGGACGGCGATGGCGACGCCGATCGTGTTGCTGGCGATTCCCGCCGGCGCGCTGGCTGATCGGGTCGATCGACGACGATTGTTGTTGGCCACCCAGGTGCTGATGCTGTTGACCGCGGCGAGCTTGGCGGCGTTGACCGCGGCCGGCGTGATGACCAGCTGGCTGTTGCTGGGACTGACGTTCTTGATCGGGTTGGGGCTGACGTTGCACGTCCCCACCTGGCAGGCGTCGATTCCCGAGTTGGTGCCACGGCCGCAGTTGTCGCGCGCGATCGCCTTGGGCAGCATCAATTTTAATTTGGCTCGGTCAGCCGGTCCGGCGATCGCGGGTGCGTTGGTCGCCATCGCGGGATCCTGGATCGCGTTCTCCTTCAATGCGATCTCGTTTGCCGGCGTGATCGTGGTGTTGTTGATGTGGCGGCGTCAGGGCCGCGAATCGTCGCGTGGATTGTCGTATCGAAAATCCTTGTACCAGGGGCTGCGTTACGTTTACCGCAATCACCAAATGCGACACGTCTTGGTTCGGCTCTGCTTGTTTGTCGTACCGGCCAGCGCGCTGTGGGGGCTGTTGCCGTTGGTGGCGCGTCAGCGATTGGATTGGGGGGCCGACGGGTTTGGGGTGTTGGTCACCTGTGTCGGTGGCGGGGCGTTGATCGCGGCGCGTTTCTTGCCCGTGTTGCAGCGGCGTTTCGGCGGCGACGCAACCATCGCCCTGGCGATGTTGGTGTTCGCTGGCGGACTGGCGGTGATAGCGTCTTCGACCCAGCGCTGGGTGGTGGTGATCGCGACGTTGGTGATGGGGTGCGGCTGGATGGTCACACTGACGACCCTGAACACGGCCGCACAAATCACGTTGCCCAGTCGGATGCGGGCGCGGGGGATGAGTTGTTACTTGACGGCGCTGGCACTGTCGATGTCCACCGGTTCGTTTTTGTGGGGCAGCGTGGCCGAGTCACTCGGTGTCGGTGGGACGCACGACGGTGTCGCTGCAGGAGTCGGCGATGGCGTGGGCACGGCGCAAAAAATCGCGGCGGCGACCCTGTTGGTCACCGCCGCGATCGGCATGCTGTTTCGTGTCGTCGGTCCTACGCGAACATATAGCCCTCTTCACCGTGATCGGTGA
- a CDS encoding ammonium transporter — protein MGAAPAQEATETTASPAGLTDGQIEDGPLAAHNAWMLICCALVLFMTAPGLAMFYGGLVRRKNVLSVMMQCIFLMGLMTVIWSIYGYSLAFGGSGGWIGNTDYLFMNGVQREWSEALGKPVTPMEGSIPRLTHMLFQGMFFIITPALICGAFAERIKFSAMVIYSILWGTLIYCPLCHWVWDGGPLAYGEGSIMGGALDFAGGTVVHISSGVSALVAAILIGPRMGFPNEPFQPHNLTYTALGAAMLWVGWFGFNAGSELLSDGVTSSAFAVTHFSAAAGAFAWAMTEWIVLGKPTVLGASSGAVAGLVCITPAAGFVQPMPALVMGLAAGILCYLACSKLKHTLKYDDALDAFGVHGVGGTLGAVLTGVFASRACVDVSGNGTKVGLLESGSPALLIGQIVAVLITFAFAAIGSLILLKLIDIVIGLRVPAESEQRGLDITDHGEEGYMFA, from the coding sequence ATGGGTGCCGCGCCGGCCCAGGAGGCGACGGAAACAACCGCGTCGCCGGCGGGCCTGACCGACGGACAAATCGAAGACGGGCCGCTGGCCGCCCACAATGCGTGGATGCTGATCTGCTGCGCGCTGGTTCTGTTCATGACCGCGCCGGGCCTGGCCATGTTCTACGGCGGCCTGGTCCGCCGCAAGAACGTGTTGAGCGTGATGATGCAGTGCATCTTCCTGATGGGACTGATGACGGTGATCTGGTCGATCTATGGCTATTCGCTCGCCTTCGGCGGCTCCGGCGGCTGGATCGGCAACACCGATTACCTGTTCATGAACGGGGTGCAACGGGAATGGAGTGAAGCCCTCGGCAAGCCGGTCACACCGATGGAAGGCAGCATTCCGCGGCTGACGCACATGCTGTTTCAAGGCATGTTCTTCATCATCACCCCCGCCCTGATCTGCGGGGCATTCGCCGAACGGATCAAATTCAGCGCGATGGTGATCTACTCGATCCTGTGGGGCACGCTGATCTATTGCCCACTTTGCCATTGGGTCTGGGACGGCGGACCGCTGGCCTATGGCGAAGGCAGCATCATGGGCGGCGCGCTCGATTTCGCCGGCGGCACCGTCGTTCATATCTCCAGCGGCGTGTCCGCGTTGGTCGCCGCGATCCTGATCGGACCGCGGATGGGATTCCCCAACGAACCCTTCCAGCCACACAACCTGACCTACACCGCGCTCGGTGCGGCGATGCTGTGGGTCGGCTGGTTCGGATTCAACGCCGGCAGCGAATTGCTGAGCGATGGGGTCACCAGCAGCGCGTTCGCGGTCACCCACTTTTCGGCCGCCGCCGGCGCATTCGCCTGGGCCATGACCGAGTGGATCGTGCTCGGCAAACCCACCGTCCTGGGCGCCAGCAGTGGTGCCGTTGCGGGATTGGTGTGCATCACACCGGCTGCAGGATTTGTCCAACCCATGCCGGCCCTGGTGATGGGGCTGGCCGCTGGGATCCTCTGCTATCTGGCGTGCAGCAAGCTGAAGCACACGCTGAAGTACGACGATGCACTCGATGCCTTTGGCGTCCACGGCGTCGGCGGAACACTCGGCGCCGTTTTGACGGGCGTGTTCGCCAGTCGCGCGTGCGTGGATGTTAGCGGAAACGGCACCAAGGTCGGGCTGCTCGAATCCGGCAGCCCCGCACTGCTGATCGGCCAGATCGTTGCGGTCCTGATCACGTTCGCCTTCGCAGCGATCGGAAGCCTGATCTTGCTCAAGCTGATCGACATCGTCATCGGGCTTCGCGTTCCGGCCGAGAGCGAGCAACGCGGACTGGACATCACCGATCACGGTGAAGAGGGCTATATGTTCGCGTAG
- a CDS encoding DUF1559 domain-containing protein encodes MRLGPVRLEPVRLEPVRPRGFTLIELLVAISIIGVMVGLLLPAVQASREAARRMSCSNNLRQVGLAAQNYHAAFRQFPPGYVSHPTTDGSAPTVVNLDPLTWDAGPGWGWASALLPFAEGNSVFDSLRMEQPIWSSGNADAISSTIPIFLCPSTTGGDEPFVVRNESGDPLRISGREIVLGRSHYVASHGQESCWGECGSAATGEVFTNIYTGQTKIVAINGDAGRVADGPFFRNSKTRFRDVLDGLSSTIFFGEHSSALSEKTWVGVVPGAFTHPQFSSPENGPDAAATLTLVHAGPSGGELDITGNPIIHPINFPTYHVGQMFSQHPGGGYVAMGDGSVQFVTNFIDLFIWAELSSIREHEVIEWDQL; translated from the coding sequence GTGCGGCTCGGGCCAGTGCGGCTCGAGCCAGTGCGGCTCGAGCCAGTGCGGCCCCGTGGATTTACCTTGATCGAACTGCTGGTCGCGATCTCGATCATCGGCGTCATGGTGGGGCTGCTGTTGCCGGCCGTTCAGGCATCGCGTGAAGCCGCCCGGCGGATGTCCTGCAGCAACAACCTGCGTCAAGTCGGACTGGCGGCCCAGAATTATCATGCGGCGTTTCGACAGTTCCCGCCCGGCTACGTCTCGCACCCCACGACCGACGGTTCCGCGCCGACGGTGGTCAACCTGGACCCGCTGACCTGGGACGCCGGGCCGGGCTGGGGATGGGCCTCGGCGCTGCTGCCGTTTGCCGAAGGCAACTCGGTGTTCGACAGCCTGCGGATGGAGCAACCGATCTGGTCGAGCGGCAACGCCGACGCCATCTCGTCAACGATCCCGATCTTTCTGTGCCCGAGCACCACCGGTGGCGACGAACCGTTTGTGGTTCGCAACGAGTCCGGTGATCCGCTACGGATCAGCGGCCGGGAAATCGTGCTGGGGCGCAGCCACTACGTCGCCAGCCACGGCCAGGAGAGTTGTTGGGGCGAATGCGGATCCGCCGCGACGGGCGAAGTGTTTACCAACATCTACACCGGCCAAACGAAGATCGTTGCGATCAACGGCGATGCGGGGCGAGTCGCCGACGGGCCGTTCTTCCGCAACTCCAAGACAAGATTTCGAGACGTGTTGGACGGGCTCAGCAGCACGATCTTCTTCGGCGAACACAGTTCGGCGCTGAGCGAAAAAACGTGGGTCGGCGTCGTCCCGGGCGCGTTCACGCACCCCCAATTTTCGTCACCGGAAAACGGCCCCGACGCGGCCGCCACGCTGACGCTGGTGCACGCCGGCCCGTCCGGCGGCGAGCTGGATATCACCGGAAACCCGATCATTCACCCGATCAATTTCCCGACCTACCACGTCGGCCAGATGTTCTCGCAACACCCCGGCGGCGGCTATGTGGCGATGGGTGATGGATCGGTCCAATTCGTGACCAACTTCATCGATCTGTTCATCTGGGCAGAGCTATCGAGCATTCGGGAACACGAAGTCATCGAGTGGGATCAACTGTGA
- the mntR gene encoding manganese-binding transcriptional regulator MntR, with protein MPNKIHQRTRSDHASEVAEDYVEAIADAIEQRGICRAVDLVKHFAVTHATVNNTIKRLQRDGLVTTAPYQPVELTSAGRRLASQSRRRHEVVEAFLKKLGVSDQTAAIDSEGIEHHVSKETLAAMKRVLDRGWPV; from the coding sequence TTGCCCAATAAGATTCATCAACGGACCCGTTCGGACCATGCCAGCGAAGTCGCGGAGGACTACGTGGAGGCGATCGCCGATGCGATCGAGCAACGGGGAATTTGTCGAGCCGTCGATTTGGTCAAGCACTTTGCGGTGACGCACGCGACGGTCAACAACACGATCAAGCGGCTCCAGCGCGACGGCCTGGTGACGACGGCGCCCTATCAACCGGTGGAATTGACGTCGGCGGGCAGACGGCTTGCCTCGCAATCACGTCGGCGGCATGAGGTCGTCGAGGCGTTTCTGAAGAAACTGGGCGTCAGTGACCAGACGGCGGCGATCGACAGCGAGGGCATCGAGCATCACGTCAGCAAGGAAACGCTGGCCGCGATGAAACGCGTCTTGGACCGGGGTTGGCCGGTCTGA
- a CDS encoding MDR family oxidoreductase yields the protein MTFRALVVDKQGDSEVSAAVQTLTEDQLPAGNVTVAVEYTTVNYKDGLCMRAGGGLVRSYPHVPGIDFAGTVESSSDSRYKPGDKVVLTGWRVGETHWGGYSQKARVDADWLVPLPDGLTTKQAMAIGTAGLAAILAIVALEDHGLEPDRGEVLVTGAAGGVGSIATAILANIGYDVAAVTGRPQAADYLTSLGANRIVAREEIDTVSKRPLESETWAGCVDAVGGAMLARVIGQLKYGASVAAVGLAGGATLPTSVIPFLLRGVNLLGIDSVMQPYQRRVRAWQRLATDLPLEKLDGMIQQANLAVVPSLGDQILKGQVKGRIVVDVNA from the coding sequence ATGACATTCAGAGCCCTCGTCGTCGATAAACAAGGCGATTCCGAAGTCTCCGCTGCGGTGCAAACGTTGACCGAGGACCAACTGCCCGCCGGCAACGTGACGGTCGCGGTGGAGTACACCACGGTGAACTACAAGGACGGGCTGTGCATGCGGGCCGGCGGCGGTCTGGTTCGCAGTTACCCCCACGTGCCGGGCATCGACTTTGCCGGCACGGTCGAGTCGTCCTCCGATTCCCGCTACAAGCCTGGCGACAAGGTCGTGTTGACCGGCTGGCGTGTCGGTGAGACGCATTGGGGCGGCTATTCGCAAAAAGCTCGCGTCGATGCGGATTGGCTGGTGCCGCTGCCCGACGGCCTGACCACCAAGCAGGCGATGGCGATCGGCACGGCCGGCCTGGCCGCGATCCTCGCGATTGTGGCGTTGGAGGACCACGGTTTGGAACCGGACCGGGGCGAAGTGCTGGTGACCGGAGCGGCCGGCGGAGTCGGTTCGATTGCGACGGCGATCTTGGCGAACATCGGCTATGACGTCGCCGCCGTGACGGGCCGACCGCAGGCCGCTGACTACTTGACCTCACTCGGTGCCAACCGGATCGTCGCCCGTGAAGAAATCGATACCGTGTCGAAACGGCCGCTCGAGTCCGAGACCTGGGCGGGCTGTGTCGATGCCGTCGGCGGCGCCATGTTGGCCCGGGTGATCGGTCAATTGAAATACGGCGCGTCGGTCGCCGCGGTCGGGCTCGCCGGCGGAGCCACGTTGCCGACCAGCGTGATCCCGTTTCTGCTTCGCGGAGTCAACTTGCTGGGCATCGACAGTGTGATGCAACCTTACCAACGACGCGTCCGGGCATGGCAGCGACTCGCCACCGATCTGCCGCTGGAGAAACTCGACGGCATGATCCAGCAGGCCAACTTGGCCGTCGTGCCGTCGCTGGGCGATCAAATTCTGAAGGGCCAAGTCAAGGGCCGCATCGTCGTCGACGTCAACGCCTGA
- a CDS encoding sialidase family protein, with product MQNRNQLLRHATAVAMAFSFLASLLPGFAAALQAQTVDPKSVLGDITMPPPEDVSQNFPYGITGKTPPSLTKINHEGQKPYHKHRINLRLFQGCPQVEISEGGRLWATWFGSNVQAERAPFHQGQFSVISTSGDDGKTWKEVFVFDPSELLGGGASDPMLWKDPKGNVRFIGLRNIDFKGKDEFATSAWEFTMLDPENEHTAWTAPRLLGNKNISVMKPLLFPDGTIMRSMDDFKLVGSRDKVRIRFLKEDVDGTPIFVSALPADNDAGFAEQMPIIRKDGSLLTFYRAKNGQKFAESFDGGKTWKLGGYYPMQFSINTKCILKTLPSGRVLLVANDVQMKEENGRKRYVYTDEHGTERDLEKHKTARTRMTAYLSDDDGKTFTHRMLLCDDGQISYPSATLGKDGSIYIVYDQGRGVIGQHTIFLSKITEKDILAGELVDGKSFLNNIVSRPSDQGGGRREGDRI from the coding sequence ATGCAAAACCGAAACCAGCTCCTCCGCCATGCGACCGCAGTCGCGATGGCATTCAGTTTCCTCGCCAGCCTGCTTCCGGGCTTCGCCGCAGCTCTGCAAGCCCAAACGGTGGATCCAAAATCCGTGCTGGGTGACATCACCATGCCGCCGCCCGAGGACGTGTCGCAGAATTTCCCCTACGGCATCACGGGCAAGACGCCGCCGTCGCTGACCAAAATCAATCACGAAGGTCAAAAGCCGTACCACAAACACCGCATCAATCTGAGGCTCTTTCAGGGATGCCCCCAAGTCGAAATCTCCGAGGGCGGCAGGCTCTGGGCAACCTGGTTCGGCTCCAACGTTCAAGCCGAGCGCGCGCCGTTCCACCAAGGCCAATTCTCGGTCATCTCGACCTCTGGAGACGACGGCAAGACTTGGAAAGAAGTGTTTGTCTTTGACCCGAGTGAGCTGCTTGGCGGGGGAGCATCTGACCCGATGCTGTGGAAAGATCCCAAGGGCAACGTCCGCTTTATCGGCTTGAGGAACATCGACTTCAAGGGGAAGGACGAATTCGCCACCTCGGCGTGGGAGTTTACAATGCTGGACCCTGAAAACGAACACACCGCTTGGACCGCGCCGCGGCTGCTCGGCAATAAAAACATCTCCGTCATGAAGCCGCTGCTGTTTCCTGACGGCACGATCATGCGCTCGATGGACGACTTCAAATTGGTCGGCAGCCGAGACAAGGTGAGAATCCGTTTTCTGAAAGAAGACGTCGACGGCACGCCGATCTTCGTGTCCGCACTCCCCGCCGACAACGACGCGGGATTTGCCGAGCAGATGCCCATCATCCGAAAAGACGGCAGCCTGTTGACGTTCTACCGCGCGAAGAACGGTCAGAAGTTTGCCGAATCCTTCGACGGTGGCAAGACCTGGAAACTGGGCGGTTACTACCCGATGCAGTTCTCGATCAACACGAAGTGCATCCTGAAAACACTCCCCTCAGGACGTGTCTTGTTGGTCGCCAACGATGTCCAGATGAAAGAAGAAAACGGTCGCAAACGATACGTCTATACCGACGAGCATGGAACAGAGCGCGATCTGGAAAAACACAAGACCGCGCGCACACGCATGACGGCCTACTTGAGTGACGACGACGGCAAGACGTTTACGCACCGAATGCTTTTGTGCGACGACGGTCAAATCAGCTATCCTTCGGCGACACTCGGTAAAGACGGCTCGATCTACATCGTCTACGACCAAGGGCGTGGTGTGATCGGCCAGCACACCATCTTTTTGTCAAAGATCACCGAAAAAGACATCCTTGCCGGCGAACTCGTCGATGGCAAAAGTTTTTTGAACAACATCGTCAGCCGCCCCAGCGACCAAGGCGGCGGCCGCCGCGAAGGTGACCGAATCTAA